Proteins encoded together in one Quercus lobata isolate SW786 chromosome 3, ValleyOak3.0 Primary Assembly, whole genome shotgun sequence window:
- the LOC115979069 gene encoding cell division control protein 48 homolog B-like → MESEGSNISNDNKENKQWRAEEAIAGNAEALQALRELITFPLYYSSQAKKLGLKWPKGLLLYGPPGTGKTSLVRAVVQECGAHLIIISPHSVHRAHAGESEKVLREAFSEASSHAMLGKPSVIFIDEIDALCPRRDFRREQDVRVASQLFTLMDSSKASSNSAPQVVVVASTNRVDAIDPALRRSGRFDAEVEVTTPTEEERLQILKLYTKKVPLDPNVDLRTLAASCNGYVGADLEALCREATIFAVKRSSDANEDASVLSLTIEDWEHAKTIVGPSITRGVTVEIPKVTWEDIGGLKDLKKKLRQAVEWPIKHSAAFSRLGVSPVRGILLHGPPGCSKTTLAKAAAHAAQASFFSLSGAELYSMYVGEGEALLRNTFQRARLAAPSIIFFDEADVVAAKRGGSSSSNITVGERLLSTLLTEMDGLEEAKGILVLAATNRPHAIDAALMRPGRFDLVLYVPLPDLEGRYEILRVHTRNMKIGPDVDLRRIAEDTELFTGAELEGLCREAGIVALREDITATVVCDRHFQIVKDSLKPALTRAEIDSYASFMKNPSVKRSGEFVSSVKNDSKHKKETLGPLFTLKVGVVSFILLAAAAAAKYFLTSTDQTLLELATT, encoded by the exons ATGGAAAGCGAAGGCAGCAACATCAGCAACGACAACAAGGAAAACAAGCAGTGGAGAGCAGAAGAAGCGATAGCAGGAAACGCTGAAGCCCTTCAGGCACTCAGAGAGCTCATCACTTTTCCTCTCTATTACTCTTCACAAGCTAAAAAACTCGGTCTCAAA TGGCCCAAAGGTTTGCTTCTCTATGGTCCACCAGGCACTGGAAAG ACAAGTTTGGTACGGGCAGTTGTTCAAGAATGTGGTGCACATTTAATCATTATCAG TCCACACTCTGTTCATAGAGCACATGCTGGAGAAAGTGAGAAAGTTTTGCGGGAGGCATTTTCAGAGGCATCATCCCATGCAATGTTGGGCAAGCCATCAGTTATCTTTATCGATGAAATCGATGCACTCTGTCCTCGTCGTGATTTTAG AAGGGAGCAAGATGTTCGTGTAGCCTCTCAACTCTTTACACTAATGGACTCCAGTAAAGCTTCCTCAAATTCTGCACCACAAGTTGTCGTAGTTGCCTCCACTAACAG AGTGGATGCAATTGATCCTGCACTAAGAAGATCAGGGCGCTTTGATGCTGAAGTTGAAGTTACTACACCTACTGAGGAGGAACGCCTTCAAATTCTCAAG CTCTACACAAAGAAGGTTCCTTTAGATCCCAATGTTGACTTAAGGACCTTAGCTGCATCTTGCAATGGCTATGTTGGGGCTGACTTGGAAGCTTTATGTCGTGAGGCTACCATATTTGCGGTCAAAAGGTCTTCTGATGCAAATGAAGATGCCAGTGTGCTCAGCTTAACAATTGAAGACTGGGAACATGCAAAAACCATAGTTGGGCCCAGCATAACAAGAGGTGTTACTGTGGAAATCCCAAAGGTGACTTGGGAAGACATTGGAGGACTAAAAGATTTGAAG AAAAAGCTCCGGCAAGCTGTTGAGTGGCCTATTAAACATTCTGCTGCATTTTCAAGGCTGGGAGTATCTCCTGTACGAGGAATTCTTCTCCATGGGCCTCCAGGATGCTCAAAAACGACCCTTGCTAAAGCTGCAGCTCATGCCGCccaagcttcttttttttccctgag TGGTGCAGAATTGTATTCGATGTATGTTGGAGAGGGAGAAGCTTTGTTGCGGAACACATTTCAGAGAGCTCGCCTTGCAGCACCAAGCATAATATTCTTTGATGAGGCTGACGTTGTTGCTGCTAAACG AGGTGGAAGTTCAAGCAGCAACATTACAGTTGGAGAGAGGCTTCTATCTACTTTACTAACTGAAATGGATGGTTTAGAAGAAGCTAAA ggaATTCTTGTTTTGGCTGCTACAAATCGTCCTCATGCAATTGATGCTGCACTTATGCGCCCTGGACGCTTTGATCTG GTACTATATGTACCACTACCCGATCTAGAAGGTCGTTATGAGATACTTCGTGTACATACACGTAATATGAAAATAGGACCGGATGTTGATCTCAGAAGAATAGCAGAAGATACCGAACTTTTCACAGGAGCTGAACTGGAGGGTCTGTGTAGGGAAGCTGGAATTGTTGCTTTGAGGGAAGACATTACTGCTACTGTTGTGTGTGATCGGCATTTCCAGATTGTTAAGGATTCTTTGAAACCCGCATTAACAAGGGCAGAAATTGATTCCTATGCATCGTTTATGAAAAACCCTTCTGTGAAACGCTCTGGCGAGTTTGTATCTAGTGTCAAGAATGATAGCaagcacaaaaaagaaacattggGTCCATTATTTACTCTAAAAGTCGGTGTTGTAAGCTTTATCTTacttgctgctgctgctgctgctaaATATTTTCTCACTAGTACTGATCAAACCCTACTTGAACTAGCTACTACCTGA